The genomic stretch GTACCGCTCCAGGGTGAGGCGAACCGCTAACCGGGAGGCCCGCTGCGCCCGCTCCTGCGCGGCCAGTTGCTGCTGACTGAAGCGCACATCGGCCAGGGCTGTTTCTACCTCCTGAAAGGCCACTAAGGCCCGCTGCTGGTAGTCGGCGGCCAGGGCCTGGTAGCGTGCTTCGACTACCTGCTGAGTAGCGCGGTTGCGTCCACCATTGAAGATGGGTATGGACACCATACCGCCCAAGTAATAGGTATAGTTGGCGCTGACTTTGGGCAGGTCAGCTAGTTCGGCACTCTGCGGGCCGATACTGCCATTAAAGGAGACTGCCGGCAGGCGGGCGAGCCGGGCAACGTCCCCGCGCGCACCAGCGGCAGCCAGCTGTCGTTCGGCCCGATACAGGTCGGGGCGGCGCGTGAGCAGGGCCGCCGGCAAGGTGAGCGGAACAACTGGTACCGCTACCACGCCGGGGCGGGGCGCCACCGTGAAGGCACTGGCTGGTTGCCCTACAGCCGTGGACAAGGCATTCTCCAGCCCGGCACGCTGGCGCTGCACATCCAGTAGGGTAGCCTCCACCAGGGCCAGCTCGCTTTCGGCCCGGCGCACGGCTATTTCGTTATCGACACCGGCTTTAAAGCGGGCCTGGGTTAACAACAGGCTGCGCTGCCGGTCCTGGCGGGTGGTGTCGAGCACGGCGGCATCGGCATCGAGGGCCCGCAGGCCAAAGTAATACGTGGCCGCATCGGTGGTGAGCGTGAGCTGCACGACGCGCAGGTCCGCTTCGACAGCCTGGGCATCGGCCCGGGCCGCCCGCACGTCGCCGCGCAGCCGCCCCCACACGTCGGCCTCGTAGCTTACGTTGAGTGGCACATAGTATTGTGTCTGCACCACGCCCCGGCGGTTGGTGGCTCCGTCCCCGAGGGCAAAGGGAATGGGCCGCAGACCGGAAAGGCGGGTGCGGTAGGCCTGCGGATCAAGCGTGATGTCGGGCAAACGGTACGAATTGGCAATGCGCACAGAAGCCCGGGCTTCCTCCACCCGGGCCGCCGCCGCCCGCATAGTAGGGCTGGCGGCCAGGGCCTGCTCTTCCAGCTTGTTGAGTTCCGGATCAGCAAATACTTCCCACCAGGCGGGCAGGCTAGCAGGCTGGTCGGCCGCGACCGGGGCCACCGTAGGCGTCAAGGGCTGCGCAACTGGAGTAGGAGAGGGGGGCGACGCATTTTTCCAGGCCGCCGGCACGGCTACATCGGGCCGCTGATAGCCGGGGCCACGCACACAACCTATCAATAGACTGGTAAGGCCACCTAAAATCAGCACTGCCAAGCGGCCAACATATGGCTTCTGCCCCCGGAAGTGCCTCGCAGAGTCATAGCGTCTGTGCTTCATGGCTTCGTAGCAGGTTTTTGCGCCTCGCTGGACTTGGACGTTGCGGCGGGCGGGCGAGGCTCATCAACGGGCAGCGACACGCGGGGCCGGTCCGGATCATAGAGCGGCTCGGGCCCTTTGGGCTTGTCTTTATCCTCGCCCTGGCCTTTCTTCTCGTCCTTGCCCGATTCGGCCTGCCGTACTTCCACGGCCAGTCCGTCGCGCAGGGCTTCGCTGGGGTTGATGACCAGCAGCTCCCCACCTCGCAGACCCTTGCTCACCTCAATCTGGTCCCCAAAATCCCGGCCTGGCTCAATGGTCTGGAAATACACCTTTTTATTGCGTACTACCACTACCTTCGACTCCAGGCCACTAGGCACCAGCGCGTTAGCCGAAATAATAACACCCGGGTTGGCTTGCGGGAGCTGAAAGCGAACCAGGGCAAAGATGCCGGGCTTGAGCTCATCCTTGGGGTTGGGTATCTTAACTTCCGTCAGCAGGGTGCGGGTATCGGTGGCCAGGGCCCCTGAGTTGCGGGATACGCGGCCGGGAAAGGGCCGGTCCGGAAACTCGGGGACGATAAAATCGGCCAGCAGGCCGGGGCGGATGCTGGGGACGTAGTTCTGGGGCACGTTGACAAAGGCGCGCAGCGTATCGGTTTGCTCGAGCTTGAAGAGCTGGCTGCCCTCGGCATTGCTGGTCGAAACCAGAGCGCCAACTTCCACCCCCCGCTCCGTGACAATACCACTGAACGGGGCCGTGACGCGCCGAAAGCTGCGCTGGGCCAGCAACTGGTTGAGGATGGCGCGCTGGGCGTCGTACTGGGCCCGTCCCTGGTCGAGCTCCTGGCGGGAAATGGCTCCCGGCAGCTCAATGCTGCGCAGGCGGTTGTAGCTGCTGCGGGCCAGCTCCTGGTTGGCGCGGGCCTCGGTGACGCGCTGGTCCAGCTCGGGCGTGGCAATGAGGGCCAGCAACTGCCCTTCTCGCACCCGGGCACCAATGTCGGCGTACCAGGCTTCCACGTAGCCGTCAGTGCGGGCAAAGAGGTAGGTTTCCCGGTTGGCGCGGGTGTTGGCCGGTAGTTCCACACGGGTGGTGTCGGGGCCTTTTTTGGCCGCTAGCACCTGTACTACCGGCTTGGCAATGAGCATGGCCCCGGCCGCTTTCTTGCGGGCCCGGGCTTTCTGAATTCGCGGGAGGATGCCAACCAAAAGCAGCAGCACGAAAAAGCCCCCAATCCCGAGCAGGATAAATCCTAAGCGCCGCTTGCTGCGCGGCTTTTTAGCTCCGGGGTCTTGGTCTGCTCCCGCCTTTTCGTCTGATTTCTCGGGGTCATCTGGTTTATCGGGGTCTTCTGGTTTGTCGGTTGAATCCGGTGCCTGCTCACCCGCGGCAGGCGTATCGTCTTCCGCTTTCGGCTTCTCGTCTTGCTCGCCAAACCGCATGTGGTCCTTAATGGCCTGGTCAGGGTCGTTATGGTTTACGTTATCTGCCGGCGTTTTTGTCCGGTCCGTGCTTTCCGGCCGCTGGCCTGCTTCCCCCTGCGGGTCTTGGCGGCCGGATCCGGTTGATGAGGCGGCATCGTTGGCTTCCGGTTCGGCGGCAGTAGGCTTATCAGGTAGGTCAGGCATCAGGAAACGACACGGGTGGATAAAAGCAGGTAGCGGCAGATATTACGCGGCAACGCGTGCTACAGGCTGCGTAACAGGGACTTTTTTCTTAAGCAGGCTATACATGATGGGTACGAGCAGCAGGGTGGTGAAGGTGGCCAGCAACAGCCCGCCGATAACGGCGCGGGCCAGTGGCGCGTTTTGCTCCCCGCCCTCACCCAGCGCCAGCGACATTGGCAGCAGACCAATAATAGCCGCCAGGGCCGTCATCAGTACCGGCCGCAGGCGGGTGTAGCCCGCATCCAGAGCCGCATCCAGGGGGCTCAGGTCGGGGTCGGCTTCCAGCCGTTCGTTGGCGAAGCTGACCACCAGAATGCTGTTGGCCGTGGCAATACCGATGCACATAATGGCGCCCATCAGCGACGGTACGCTGAAAGTGGTCTGAGTCACGAACAGCATCCAGAGCATGCCCGACAAGGCCCCCGGCAGTGCCATGATAATGATAAAGGGCGTCAGCCAGCTTTGAAAGTTGACCACCATCAACAGGTAGAGCAGCCCGATGGCGCCTAGGAGCCCCAATCCCAGACCCAGAAACGAGGTGCGCATGCTTTCCACCTGCCCCCGAACCTCAATTTCACTGCCCTTAGGCACGTTCTTCTCCACTGACTTGATAATGTCGCGGATGTCCTGGCTGACCCCGCCCAGGTCGCGGCCTTCCACGCTGGCGTAAATGTCGAGCACGCGCTGAATATCATAGTCGCTAACCACAGCCGTGGCCTGCTCCCGACGGGTGGTCGTGAAGTTACCCAGCAGCTGGGCCTGGTCCTGGGTGGGTCCGGTGATACCAATATTCTTCACCGCATCGAGCGTAGCCAGCCGATTGGGCGGAGTTTGCACGGCCACCGTGTAGTTCACGCCCGACTCAGGGTTGAGCCACTGATTGGGGTCGGTCTGGGTGCTGGAGCTCAGGTTGACCAGCACGTTGTCGGCCACGTCGCTCTGGGAAAGGCCGGCCTGTTGAGCCCGCACCCGGTCCACATCCAGGCGCAACTGCGGGGTTTTGGTCTGGAATACAAAGGCATCGACTACTCCCGGCACGGCCGCAATCTTGGCCTGCAGGCGGCGGGCCAGCTTCTCGTTGTCTTCCACCGAGCGGCCGCTGATCTGCACGTCAATAGGAGCGGGCAGACCGAAGTTCAGGGTCTGGTTGACGATGTCGGCGGGCTGGAAGAAGATTTCCAGGTCAGGGTACTGTTGCTTGATGCGGCGACGGATTTCAATGATGTAGTCCTGGCTGGGGCCGTGCTTTTCCTTAAGGGCCACCAGGATTTCGCCGTCGCCAGGGCCAATGACGGGGTTGTCGCTCAGCAGCAGGTTGATGGGAATGTTGGGCAGGCCGATATTGGACAACACTAGGTCCAGCTCCTCGGCGGGTACCACCTGCCGGATAAGCTGCTCCACCTGCCGGAAGCGGCGCTCGGTTTCTTCGAGCCGGGTGCCGGTAGCCGTGCGCACGTGCAGGCGAATCTGGCCCGCGTCGACCTTGGGAAAGAAGTCCTGCCCAATAAACGGGTACAGGCAGCCCGATACCACGAACAACCCGGCAAAACAGCTCACGACCAGCTTGCGGTGGGCCAGCGACCAGCGCAGCGTATCGCCGTAGCCATCGCGCAGGCGGTTGAAACGCTTTTCGAACGCTACGTGGACGCGCCAGATCCAGCTTTTTTCGATACCATCGGCCGCTTTTTTCTCGTCCTCGCTCAGGGGAGCTTCCTGGGCTTCCTCGGCCGGCGTGTCGCGGGAAGCTTCCTTGTCCAGCTCGGCGGCCCGCAGCTGCTGCAGGCCTTTTTCGGCCTCACTCACGGGCTTACCATCCCGGATTTCTTCGCTGGGCACCCGCTCCGGCCCCTGCCGGTGGAAGATGGGCAGCTCCTTGCGCATAAACTGCATGGCCATGGTCGGCAGCAGGGTGCGCGAGAGAAAGTAAGACACAAACAGCACGATGATAACCGTCAGGGCCAGGGGCGTGAAGATGTCGGCGGCCACGCCCTGCAAAAAGAACACCGGCACAAACACGATGGCCAGCCCCATCGTGGACACCAGCGCCGGCAAAGCCACTTCGCTGGCGCTGTCGAGGATGGACTTCTTGACGCCCTTGCCCATGGCCATGTTGCGGTGCAGATTTTCCACTTCCACCGTCGCGTCGTCCACCAGATTACCGATGCTCATGGCCAGCCCGCTCAACGTCATGATGTTGAGCGTCTGCCCGCAGATGTACAGAATGATAATGGTCAGCAGCGCCGCCAGCGGGATGGACACCGTAATCATACCCGTGGACCGCCAGGAGCCCAGAAACAGCAGAATCATCAGCCCGGTGAGCACGGCTGCCGTCAACCCTTCCACTACGACCCCAGAAATAGCCGAGCGCACGAAAAAGGACTGATCGAAGAGCAGCTTCACGTCCAGGCCCGGCGGGGCCGTACCGATAACCCGCGGCAACTCCTCTTTGATGCCCTCAATAACATCCAAAGTGCTGGAAATGCCGCTTTTGAGAATGGGAATGACGGCCGTGCGTTTGCCGTCCTGCCGGACAATGTTGTTTTGCACGGCCGAGCCCTCGTGCACGAAAGCCACATCGCGGATGTACACCGGCACGCCGTTCACGGTCTTGATGGGCAGATCGTTGAGCGTGCCGATCATCTCGGGGCTGCTGTTGAGGCGCACGTCGTATTCCCGGTCGCCGATTTTGGCTACGCCGGCGGGCAAAATCACGTTTTGGTTGAGCAGCGTGTTCACCACGTCGTTGCCCGAGAGGCCTTTGCCGGCCAGGGCCTCCGGGTTCAGGTCCACCATGATCTGCTTGCGCCGGCCGCCGTTGGGCACCAGCAGCGAAGCGCCTTTCACTACGGCCAGCCCAGGCCGGATAAACGAGCTGCTGGCGTCATAAAGGTCCGACTCACCCAAAGACTCAGAGCTGAGACTGGCCTGGGCGATGGGCACATTGGAGGCCGAATACCGGATGATAAGCGGGGCTCCGATGCCCTGAGGCAGACCACGCAGGATGGTGGCCGTCACGGCCGTCAGCTGGGCCACACCGGCTTCGGGGTCGGTACCGGGCTGGAAGAACACCTTAATGAGCCCCACGCCCTTAATGGAGCGCGACTCCAGGTGCTCGATGTTGTTGACAGTAGTGGTGTAGATGCGTTGGTTGACGTTGAGCACGCGCCTGTTCATTTCCTCCGCGCTCATGCCCTCGTAGCGCCACACAACGCCCACCACCGGAATGTTGACCTCGGGGAAGATGTCCACCGCCATCCGCATGATGGTGGCCACGCCCGCTGCCAGAATAAGCAGGGCCATCACAATAAAGGTATAAGGGCGCGACAGCGCGATTCGGACTATCCACATAGTATCATCTTGGGCGGCACGCGTTTCCTCTGCGTTCTAAGATTATACGGTGGTCATATGGTTTAGGGCAAAGCTGGTGCAATGGGAGGCATGAGGCTTAAGTCCGAACCGGAGCCTACTTGTTTGCACCGGCGTCGATAAAAACCATGACCGCCTAAGCGCGAGTTCGAAACTCGTAGTATAGGGTTGCTGACCAACAGCCGTTTAGAGAGGCCGATCGGGGGCATCAAAGACGCTAAGCCTCTGCAGTTGTACGATTCCCCATTCGATATGCCAGTGGTAGGCAGCAGCACACGTTGGCGGCCTCGGGCATGGCTAAGGGCTGCTTGACGCGGGCTGGTACGCGCTTTTTCAGGCGCCGAGGCAGGTTCAGCGCCAGTGCCCGGTAAATACGCAGCGTGCGTTTATGGTTGGTTACCAGTCCGTTTCTGCGCAAGCGGTGGTGCAGCTTCCAGAAACCCCAGCCCGGATGCCGTCCACTTAACGCCCGCAGGGCCTGCTGCACGGGCTCGTCCTTGCACCTGTGTGCCACCGGGTGGTAGCTGCCACGCGCGAGTCCCACCAGGGCACACGCCCGGCGCTGGCTCCAGCCGTTACTCACTAAGCCCTGCGCTGCCTGGTGCCGGGCCGGAGGGCTACTTACATTTTTCGCAGTATCTCCTCGATAGCCTGATTCTCCAGACTTAAGTCGGCGAACATTTGCCTGAGCTTGCGATTCTCTTCTTCCAATTGCTTGAGCCGGGTTAACTCCGCGACGCTGGCCCCGGCATACTTGCTTTTCCACTTGTAGAATGTCGCTTCGCTCAAGCCGTGCTCGCGCACAATCTGGGCGACGTTCTGCCCGCTAGCTTGCTGCTGTAAAATGGCCACAATCTGGGTCTCGCTGAATCGTTCTTTTTTCATTTCGCAGTCGTCAGGTAGTGAAAGTTGCGCCTTTCTCTACTCACTACTGGCACTCGATTTGGGGAAGCGGACACATCGGCCTCACTGGGCGCGACCAGGCCCTGCCACCGTTCGGTGTAGCACAGCAGCTCGTAGAGCAGGGTGGCAACGGGGTAGATGCCCAGTACGCCGTAAAAGGGGTGGGCGGCATCCGCCGCCTCGGCAAAGCACAGGCTGTGCAGCCGATACTGCGCCGAGCGGGCCAGGAGCCGGTGTTCCAGCCCCGGCGGAATCCAGACGTAGTGCCGGGCGGGCAGGTAGTAGGTGTGGCCGGGGGTTTCCACAAAGGCCAGTCCTTCCAGTACGTAGAGGAGCTGGCTTTTCTGGTGCTGGTGCAGCGGAAAGCTATTTTCAGTGCGCTCGTGTTGCACAAACATCGTGGCCGGGTCTTGGTCGATGGCGAGGTTTTGCTGGGTGAAGTCGGCCAGGTTGAGCATAAATTGGCTGTTTTGAGTAACTATCTGGCCAGCATACGCAAGTTTGCCACTGCGCTTTGCCCGACCTTTGCAGGTAGCGCCTAACCGGATGCCTGGTTGCCACGCGCCAGAGTTCCTTATAGGTTGTAATCATCTTACTGGCAGCCTGTTGTGCGTTTTTTCGCAACCTGCCCAGTAAGTTGACCACGAACGTATAAATCAGCCTACGATGATGAATGAAACAACCGCCGCCGTTACGTCCCGCAACATCCTGGTGCTGGGAGCCGGCGAGCTCGGCCTGCCCGTGCTGCGCAACCTGGCGCGCCGCGCCAAGGACGTGACAGGCGCCAAAATCAGCGTACTGCTGCGCGGCAGCGCGGTCGAGTCCGAGGAGCCGGTCAAGCAGCGGCCTATTGCCGAAATCCGGGACCTGGGCATTGAAATCGTGCTGGGTGACCTCGTGCAAAGCTCGATTGAGGAGCTCGCCACGCTGTTTGCCCGGTACGACACGGTGCTTGGCTGCGTCGGCTACGCGGCCGGCATCGACACGCCCATGAAGCTGGCGAAGGCCGCCCTGCAATCGGGCGTGCCCCGGTATTTTCCCTGGCAGTTCGGGGTCGATTTCGAGGTAATTGGCCGCGGCGGCCCGCAGGACATCTTCGACGCGCAGCTGGACGTACGGGAGCTGCTGCGGGCCCAGACCGCGACCGAGTGGGTGATCATCTCGACCGGCATGTTCATGAGCTACCTATTTGAGCCCGAGTTTGGGGTGGTTGACCTGGCCAACAGCGAAGTGCATGCGCTGGGTAGCCTCGATACCGCCGTTACGCTGACGACGCCGGACGATATCGGGATGCTGACCGCCGAGATTATGTTTGCCGAACCGCCCATCCGCAACGAGGTGGTGTTTCTGGCCGGCGATACCGTGACCTACGGCGAGGTGGCCGACAAACTGGCGGCGGCGCTCCATCGCCCGTTCGGCCGTTCGGAATGGACGGTGCCGTTTTTGATGAAAGAGCTGGCCCGCGACCCGCAAAATATGATGCGCAAGTACCGCGCTGCCTTTGCCCAAGGGCGCGGGGTGGCCTGGGACAAGGCGGGGACGTTCAACCAGCGCCACGCCCTGCCGGTCACCGATGTCGCCACGTGGATTGATGCCAACCTCGGCCTTGGTTAACTGGGTAGTCCAAAGGGTAACCAGGGAGCTTGCCAGTAGCGTTTGCCGGGTTTAGGACTGTCTTTCATGACAATCGAAAGATGAGACCCTATTCTGTCTCCCCTGGCTAGACCACCTCAGCTGGCGGTGGGCCCGCTCTGGCGTCCTGCCCGTGCCTGAGTCCGGCGGCCGGCATGCAGAGCAGGCTTCGGCCGCCGCGCCCTGCTTCAGAACTGTGGCCAGGGTTTCACGAAAGGGCCGCCTGCCCGGGGCTAGCGGCGGCCGGCGAAGAACTCCAGCACGGTCCGGTTGAACTCCTCGGTTACCTCCGTGGGCGCTTCGTGCCCGGCTTTCCGGAAGATCTTCAGCGTGGCGCGGGGCAGCTTGGCGGCTATCAGGGCCGTGTGCTCCCGCCTGACGATGTCGTTCTCGCCCGCCATCACCAGCACTGGTACTTTGATCTGGGCCAGCGCATCCGGCGCAATGTGCGGCTCGGTGAGCAGCAGGTTTTTCAGCCGGTACTCCATATCCGCCTCCGTCACGCCGCGGCCTTTCATCTCCGTCAGCTGCCGGCGCAGCTGCGCGTTCAGCTTCGGCGACACCGATTTGTCGTCGTTGTAGAGCACTGCCGCCATCGAGGCCAGCTGCCGGACCTTGCGCGGGTGCCGCATGGCTAGCAGCAGGCCGATGTTGCCCCCGTCGCTCCAGCCCAGCACGCGGGCGCTGTCCACGCCCAGTACATCCAGCAACGCGGCCGCATCGTCGGCAAACAGCTCGTAGGTGAGCCGGGTGGTGTCGGCCTGCGAGCTGCCCTGGCCCCGGCTGTCGAGCGCAATCACCTGGTAGCTTTTGGCCAGCTCCGGAATCTGCTGGCTGAAGGCGTTGATGGACGAGTTATTGCCGTGCAGTAGCAGCAGCGGCTCGCCCGCACCGTATAGCTCGTAATAGAGCCGTACGCCGTTTACGGTGGCGTACCGGCCCCGCCGCGTGTTGTCGCCGTACACCTCTGATTCCGCCCGGGAGTTATCAATCAGCAGCGACTGCCGGCCGGACCGTGCTTTGTCCGTAGTCAGCCGGACGTTGGCCATCTCCTTGTAATCCCCCACATACCAGGGCCGGAGCGTATCGGCCTCAAAGCCCGCGTTGCCCAGCGGCATGCTGACCGTTTTGCCTTTGCTGGTGATGAGCAGCTCGAAATCATCGAAATAATACCGGCCCCGGCCGGAAAAGAACATGCCCACCGACAGCTTATTGGCCTGGCCGTCAATCCGCCCGGAAACCGACAGCGCAGTCCAGGCCCCGGGCTTGTAGCTCTCCATGCCGTACCTATCGAAGTGGGACTTGATGGTCTTCTTGTCCAGCGAGGCCACGGCGCAGGCAATGGCGCCGCCATGGCGCGCCTTGTCCTCAATCAGCACCTGGCCGCGCACCTCAAACGTGGCGTTCGGATAAGCGGCCACGTCAACCGTCTGCAGCAGATAGGATAATTTTTCCTGGGCCCGGGCGGCTAGGGCCATACTCAGCAGCACAAGCAGGAGTAGGGGTTTTCTCATGGTAGCGGGATAGGTAGTAGAAACCAGTAAAAGCAATAAGTGACACAGAATAAGCAGGCGGAAATATAGGAAAAGCAACTGCTTTAAATCCGGGCGCGGGCGCGGGCTGTTGTCCAGGGCCGCGCTTTTACGCCGCGGGGAAAGGTCTGCCGGCCGGCAGTGCGGCACCCTGCTCGGCCGGCCCGCCGCTTACCGGCTAACCAAGAACCGGGTCTTTTCCCAGCCCAGGCCCGTGAAGAAGGTCAGGAAGTAGACGCCGGTGGGCAGATGATCCACCCGCAGCGCCGCCTGGTGGCGCACCGGGGCCGCGCGCAGCAGCACCTTACCCGCCGCGTCGGTGACGAACAGCTCCTGCACTTCGCCTTCCAGCTCCACGTGCAGCACGTCGGCGGTGGGGTTGGGGTAGCACGACCAGGCGTAGCGCCGGCCGGGCCGGGTGGCGGGGGCCGCCGTGGTGTCGCGGGCGGCCGTGTCGCGGGCGGCCGTGTAGCGGCCGGAGAGCGTGCCGGGCCGGCGGCCGGCAGATTCGGCCGGCACTTGGCAGTCGGTGGTGGCGGCGTAGCGGCCGATGATCTTCACCAGCAGGGCGTTGAGCTGCTCCACCTCGAACCGGTCGGTGGTGGGCTTGAGGTGGGCGTTGCCCACGCCGCTGTCGTCGGTGAGAAACACGTAGGTGCCGTTGGTGGCCAGGGCCAGGGCGCGCAGCAGGTACTCAGTGCTTTTGTCGATGCCGCTGGCAGCCACGGGAATCAGGCGGATGCCCTGGGCGGCGGCTTTGCGCACCGAGCGCTGCAGCGAGGCCAGCACCTGCGGGTTTTCGTGGGGCGGGGCGTCCAGAATCAGAAACAGCAGCCGCGCCCGGGCCTCGGGGGCCCAGGCCAGCTCGTTGATGGCCACATCCAGGGCCTGGTCGACCGCCTCGGGAAAGTCGCCTCCGCCGCTGGCCTGCTGGGCGCGCATGAAGTTTAGGGTCTGGCCCAGGTTGGCGCTCAGGTTGGTGTGGCGGGTCAGGTACTCGTCGCCGGCGTCGCGGTAGAACACGCTGCCCACGTTGAGCGTGACGCCGGTCAGCGAGTCGCGCACCTGGCCGATAACGTCCTCCAGCTCGGCCTGCAGGTAGCGGATCTCGTCGCCCATCGAGCCGGTGGCGTCCACCACGAAGGCCACGTCCACCACGGCCGGCGTGCGGCAGGGCCGCGGCACCCGGATGGTGTTGAGGCCCTGCTGAAAGCGGGTGGGCTGACGCACGGTGTAGGTCTGCCCGTCCACCACGGCCTGCAGGCTGGCCACCTGCCCAGGGGCCGCGGCCGGCTTGGCCGTGAACAGGTTGCTCCAGAGCTCACACCGGCCGGTGTTGTCGGTGCGGGCCTGCCAGAGCAGCGAGTCGCGCTGGTCCTTGAGCTGCACGGCAGCCCCCACCACGGGGTAGCCGTCCTCGGTCAGCAGCTGGGCGGTGTAGCGCTCCAGAGGCCGGATGCGCCACTGCTCGCCCCAGCGGCTCAACTCCTGCCGGGCAATGTCGGGCCACAGGTGCCACTTGCCGAAGTCGTTGACTTCCCCGGCCGTCAGCACGCCCGCGCCGGTTTTCGGTCCCGAAGAGCTGGTTTCACGCTTGGCCCGGGTGCTCAGCTCGGCGCGGGCCGGGGCCGCCAGGGTGCTGGCTCCCCGGATCCGTACGCCCGGCACGGCGCCCGTAACCATAGTTGCGGCGGCGCTGACGCGGCTTTCGCCGGCCGGAGCAACACCAGTCACCACTACTTCGGAAAGGGCTCTGGTATCGGCTTCCAGCCATACCGTTACCGAGTCGGGCCGGCCGGCGAGGCTGATTTCCCGGAAAACATAGCCAATCGAGGACACGAAAAGGCACGGGGCGCTGCCCGAGACAACGAGCGTGAAGCGGCCCTGCGCGTTGGTGGAGACGCCGTTGGTGGTGCCCTTTTGCAGCACCGTGACCCCGGGCAGGGCCAGCCGGCTGGCTTTGTCGCGCACAATGCCCGAGACGGTGGTGGACTGGGCGGCGGCGCCCCGGAACAGGAGCAGCAGCAGAAGCAGCAGCGGAAGAGAGGTTTTCATGGCAGCAGGCGGGCTGGGTGAATCCCGCCAGGCCGGCTTCTTCCGGGAAGCCGCGCCCGGCGGGCCTGCCAGTCTGATGCCGCGCCGATGCCGTTTGCACACGGCCGTTGCCGGTTTTTTTCTGCCGCCGCCTGCGGCCCGGTTGCGCGGGCCGCAAAAAAGTAAGCCCGGCCCCGTGCGGCCGCCGGACAGGCGGCCGCACGGGGCCGGGCGGGGTGCGAGGGATACTAGTGCGCGGTGACGCGGACGCGGGCTTTGCGACGGGGCTTGCGGCGGGCCCCCATCTCGGCCAGCAGATCAACAACCAGCTGCACGGGGCTTTCCTGCATCTTCTCGGCCAGGGCCTCAATGGCGCTCAGCGACAGCCGCCCCGGGTTTTGCTGGGCATCGGTCAGCGACTCGGCCCCGATGCGCATCGTCCGGCACAGCTCACGCACGGTGAAGCCGGCCTTGCCGTCGGGGCGCGGGTGGTAGTGGATGATGCTGCTGAGCGTGCGCCTGGCGGCCGCCCGGGGCCGGGGCGCCGGGCCTGTGGACGCCTTCGCCTCGTCGGCCGGCACGTCGGCGTCCGCATCGGTGGCGGGCTGGGCGGGGCGGGCACCGTCCGGCCCCGACAGCGCCTCCAGATGCCGGGCCAGCCGGTGCAGGTCGTGCCAGTGCAGGAAGACCTGCTCGCCCTTCACCAGCAGATCGGGCTGCTGGCGCAGAAAGGCTTCCTCCAAGGTGGGCCAGCTCGGGTCGGGAAAGTACTGGGTGAGCCACTGCAGGGTGAAGCTCATGGCCTTGGCAATCAGCGGGGCCGAGGCCTGCCGGAAAGGAACGCGGGTGGGCGCGTCGGCGGCGGGAAGTCCGGTTTCAGTTGACATATGGGTAACGGTGGGGTTAGCGTTTGATAAGGAGGGTAAGCTGGGAAGGAGCGACGTCAGTCGGCCCGTCCGCGGGCCGGGTGGGTGCGGTCTTGGCTGCCGTGCAGCAATTCGTGCTCGTGCCAGTCC from Hymenobacter canadensis encodes the following:
- a CDS encoding efflux transporter outer membrane subunit, with amino-acid sequence MKHRRYDSARHFRGQKPYVGRLAVLILGGLTSLLIGCVRGPGYQRPDVAVPAAWKNASPPSPTPVAQPLTPTVAPVAADQPASLPAWWEVFADPELNKLEEQALAASPTMRAAAARVEEARASVRIANSYRLPDITLDPQAYRTRLSGLRPIPFALGDGATNRRGVVQTQYYVPLNVSYEADVWGRLRGDVRAARADAQAVEADLRVVQLTLTTDAATYYFGLRALDADAAVLDTTRQDRQRSLLLTQARFKAGVDNEIAVRRAESELALVEATLLDVQRQRAGLENALSTAVGQPASAFTVAPRPGVVAVPVVPLTLPAALLTRRPDLYRAERQLAAAGARGDVARLARLPAVSFNGSIGPQSAELADLPKVSANYTYYLGGMVSIPIFNGGRNRATQQVVEARYQALAADYQQRALVAFQEVETALADVRFSQQQLAAQERAQRASRLAVRLTLERYRTGLTSYFEVVDANRTNLEAARLVAQNRGEQLRYLVQLVRALGGSWQ
- a CDS encoding efflux RND transporter periplasmic adaptor subunit, which produces MPDLPDKPTAAEPEANDAASSTGSGRQDPQGEAGQRPESTDRTKTPADNVNHNDPDQAIKDHMRFGEQDEKPKAEDDTPAAGEQAPDSTDKPEDPDKPDDPEKSDEKAGADQDPGAKKPRSKRRLGFILLGIGGFFVLLLLVGILPRIQKARARKKAAGAMLIAKPVVQVLAAKKGPDTTRVELPANTRANRETYLFARTDGYVEAWYADIGARVREGQLLALIATPELDQRVTEARANQELARSSYNRLRSIELPGAISRQELDQGRAQYDAQRAILNQLLAQRSFRRVTAPFSGIVTERGVEVGALVSTSNAEGSQLFKLEQTDTLRAFVNVPQNYVPSIRPGLLADFIVPEFPDRPFPGRVSRNSGALATDTRTLLTEVKIPNPKDELKPGIFALVRFQLPQANPGVIISANALVPSGLESKVVVVRNKKVYFQTIEPGRDFGDQIEVSKGLRGGELLVINPSEALRDGLAVEVRQAESGKDEKKGQGEDKDKPKGPEPLYDPDRPRVSLPVDEPRPPAATSKSSEAQKPATKP
- a CDS encoding efflux RND transporter permease subunit is translated as MWIVRIALSRPYTFIVMALLILAAGVATIMRMAVDIFPEVNIPVVGVVWRYEGMSAEEMNRRVLNVNQRIYTTTVNNIEHLESRSIKGVGLIKVFFQPGTDPEAGVAQLTAVTATILRGLPQGIGAPLIIRYSASNVPIAQASLSSESLGESDLYDASSSFIRPGLAVVKGASLLVPNGGRRKQIMVDLNPEALAGKGLSGNDVVNTLLNQNVILPAGVAKIGDREYDVRLNSSPEMIGTLNDLPIKTVNGVPVYIRDVAFVHEGSAVQNNIVRQDGKRTAVIPILKSGISSTLDVIEGIKEELPRVIGTAPPGLDVKLLFDQSFFVRSAISGVVVEGLTAAVLTGLMILLFLGSWRSTGMITVSIPLAALLTIIILYICGQTLNIMTLSGLAMSIGNLVDDATVEVENLHRNMAMGKGVKKSILDSASEVALPALVSTMGLAIVFVPVFFLQGVAADIFTPLALTVIIVLFVSYFLSRTLLPTMAMQFMRKELPIFHRQGPERVPSEEIRDGKPVSEAEKGLQQLRAAELDKEASRDTPAEEAQEAPLSEDEKKAADGIEKSWIWRVHVAFEKRFNRLRDGYGDTLRWSLAHRKLVVSCFAGLFVVSGCLYPFIGQDFFPKVDAGQIRLHVRTATGTRLEETERRFRQVEQLIRQVVPAEELDLVLSNIGLPNIPINLLLSDNPVIGPGDGEILVALKEKHGPSQDYIIEIRRRIKQQYPDLEIFFQPADIVNQTLNFGLPAPIDVQISGRSVEDNEKLARRLQAKIAAVPGVVDAFVFQTKTPQLRLDVDRVRAQQAGLSQSDVADNVLVNLSSSTQTDPNQWLNPESGVNYTVAVQTPPNRLATLDAVKNIGITGPTQDQAQLLGNFTTTRREQATAVVSDYDIQRVLDIYASVEGRDLGGVSQDIRDIIKSVEKNVPKGSEIEVRGQVESMRTSFLGLGLGLLGAIGLLYLLMVVNFQSWLTPFIIIMALPGALSGMLWMLFVTQTTFSVPSLMGAIMCIGIATANSILVVSFANERLEADPDLSPLDAALDAGYTRLRPVLMTALAAIIGLLPMSLALGEGGEQNAPLARAVIGGLLLATFTTLLLVPIMYSLLKKKVPVTQPVARVAA
- the tnpA gene encoding IS66 family insertion sequence element accessory protein TnpA — its product is MKKERFSETQIVAILQQQASGQNVAQIVREHGLSEATFYKWKSKYAGASVAELTRLKQLEEENRKLRQMFADLSLENQAIEEILRKM